Genomic segment of Truepera radiovictrix DSM 17093:
TCCGTCAAAGGGATGCGTCAAACGGATGCGTCGGCGGCCCTTTTCGTGAGCTGCTGCGTGATATCGTCAAAAGCGTATGCCGCTGCCCCCCACCCTCGCCATCCGCCCCCTGAGACGGGTCGACGCCCGCGTGAGCGTGCCCGGCTCCAAAAGCCTGACCAACCGCGCGCTTATCACCGCCGCCCTCGCCGAAGGTGACTCGACGCTCTCGGGCTGTCTGGTCGCCGAGGACTCCGAGGTGATGGTGCGCGCGCTGCGCGCCCTCGGCATCGCGGTCGCCATCTCGGGGACGACCATGACGGTCTCCGGCCAGGGGGGGCGGGTGCCCGCGGCGCGCGCCGAACTCGACCTCAAGCTGTCGGGGACGTCGATCCGCTTTCTCACGGCGCTCGTCGCGTTGGGGCGGGGGCGCTTCGTCTTAGACGGCAACGCCCGGATGCGCGAGCGGCCCATTCAGGACCTTTTGGACGCGCTCACGGCGCTCGGCGTGAAAGCGACCTCGCAGCTGCAGACCGGCTGCCCCCCCGTCGTCGTCGAGGCGGCGGGGTTGCCCGGCGGCGAAGCGGTGCTCGCGGGGGGCAGCTCGTCGCAGTACCTCTCGGCGCTCCTCATGGCCGCCCCTTACGCGCAGACCCCCGTCACCCTCACCGTCAGCGGTGAGCTGCCGTCTAAGCCCTTTGTCGACATGACCCTCAAGCTGATGGCCGACTTTGGCGTGGAGGTCGCGCGGGACGGCTACCGGCGCTTCGAGGTGCCTGTGGGGCGCTACGCGGCGCGCGCTTACGCCGTCGAGGGGGACGCCATGGCCGCCGGGTACCTGTGGGCGGCGGCGGCCCTGACGGGGGGGCGGGTCGAGGTCACGAACGTCGGCGCGAGCTCCGTGCAGGGCGACAAACGCCTCGCGGAGGTGCTCGCCGAGATGGGCTGCGCGGTGACCTGGAGCGAGACGAGCTGCACGGTCCGCGGGACCGGCCGGTTGCGGGGTGGCACCTTTGACCTCAACGACATGAGCGACCAGGCGCAGACCCTGGCCGTCGTGGCGCTTTTTGCGGACGCGCCGGTGACCATCACCAACATCTGGAACCTGCGCATCAAGGAGACCGACCGCTTAAGCGCGCTGCGCGCGGAGCTCTCCAAGCTGGGCGCGCGCGTCGAGGAGGGGGGGGACTGGATCACGGTGCACCCCCTTACGGCGCCCCCCGAGGGCGCGGTGGAGATCGCCACCTACGGCGACCACCGCATGGCGATGGCGTTCGCGCTCGCCGGGCTGCGTCTGCCGGGGGTGGTGATCCGCGACCCGGCGTGCGTGGGCAAAACCTTCCCCACGTTTTTCGAGGTGCTTGCCGCCCTGGAGCCCCGGTGACGCTCGAGGGCGCGCGCCTTATGATGGCCTGCATGGGTGAGCGAGAGGTGGGTGCGCAAAGACCCCTGACGGCGGGGGGCGAGGAGACGTTCGTCATCACCATCGACGGCCCCGCCGCGTCGGGCAAGTCGAGCGTCTCCCGCCTCGTGGCGCAGCGGCTCGGCATCCCGTACGTTTCAAGCGGCCTGCTCTACCGCGCCGCGACGTACCTCGCGCAAACGAGCGGCGAAGCGCTCGACGACGAGGGGGCGTTGCTGCAGCTCCTAGACCGCCACCGCGTGCAGCTCGTGACGGCGGTCGGGGCGCGTAACCGCATCGCGGTCGACGGGCGAACCCTAGACCACGAGCTGCACACCGACCGGGTCGACGCGGGCGTGTCGGTGGTCGCTCGGCACCCCGGCGTGCGCGCGTGGGTCGACGCGCGGCTGCGCGAGCTCACGGGGGCGTTTGTCGTCGAGGGGCGCGACATGGGGACGCAGGTCTTCCCGCACGCGGCGGCCAAGTTCTACTTAAGCGCCCCGCCGGAGGTGCGCGCCGCGCGCCGCGTCGGCGAGCGCGCCGGCGACCTCGAGGCGGTCACCGCGGCGCTGCGCCGCCGCGACCAGCTCGACGCGGTGCAGTCGCGCCCCGCCCCCGAAGCCGTGTACCTCGACACCCGCGACCTGACGCTCGACGAGGTCGTCGCGCGGATTCTGGGGGCGCTCCCCGAGCGCCGCCGTGCCTAGAGCGCGGCGCCGCTATCGCGAACGAGCCAACGTGAGGACGGGCCAACGTGACTTCCCCGGTAACCCCGATCTTGTGATCTCGCTATGAGCGGCTCCTTAAGCGCGCCCTGCGTGGAGACGGCCACCTTCGCCGTCCCCGCCGCCGCGCTGCGGCAGGTCGTGGTGACGAGCACGCGGCACAAGCCGCAAGCCCACCCGCTCGTGCGGGAGGCGGCGGCGGGCTTTCGCGCGCTCGGCGCCGAGGTGCTCGAGGACGCTCCCGGTGAGCTGCCGCTCGCGAAGCTGGCGGCGGAAGCCGACCTCGTCGTCGCCATCGGCGGCGACGGCACCCTGCTCTCGACGGCGCGTCGCCTCGTCGGGACGCACGTCCCGACCTTGGGGGTCAACCTGGGCAAGCTGGGGTTTCTCGCCGAGCATAGCGCCGATGACTTGCGCCGCTACCTAGCGGGGGACACGCCGACGCGTTGGCGCTTAAGCCCCAAGATGATGCTGCAGGTACACCTAGAGCCGCTCCATGGCGCCGCGCTAGCCCCCGCCTACGCGCTTAACGACGTGATCGTCTCCCAAGGGGTAATGACGCGGCTTGTGCATATCGATATGGACGTCGACGGGGAGCACGCCTCGCAGTACCGCGCCGACGGCCTGGTGATCTCGACGCCGGTCGGTTCGACCGCCTACTCCTTGTCGCTCGGCGGGCCGATTTTAGGGCAGGGGCTGCGCGCTTTCGTGGTGACGCCGAGCGCGCCGCACACGCTGACAAACCGCCCCATCGTGCTCGAGGGAACTGCGCGGGTCGGTTTTCGCGTCTCCGGCCCGGTCGACGAGTTGGCGCTCGTCGTCGACGGCCAGGAGCGCCTCGAGCTGCGTGCCGGCGACCGCTTTACGGTCTGTGCCGCCCCGACCGACTTCTGTTTGATCGCCTCGGGGAGGTCGTACTTCGACATCCTGCGCGCCAAGCTGGCGTGGGGGGCGGCGCCGCGCCTTAACGATGCCGCGGGGTGAGGGGGAGCGGGTCGGTGGCGCGCGCCGCCCCGCTACTTCTCGCCCCCCTTGGAAGGTTGAGGTAACCTAGACGCGGAGTTGGCATGGGGCAGCGTCATCTGAGCGCTTTACGTGAGTACCTGTTGCACCGTTATCCCGCGCAGCCAGCGGCGTACCGCCCGCCGCTGAGCGCCGAGGGGGCTCGAGCGTGGGCTGAGCGCCCGCACGCGGCGCACCTCCTGCCGGTGCTGCTCGGCTTCTGGCTGTCGTTGGCCGCGGCCTTTTTGCTGCCGCTGAGCGGCTTTTGCGACCGCCTGAGCGGCCCTCTGCTGGCGGTCGCTGGGTTTCACCTGCTGCTGCTCGTGGGCTGGCGACGCCCTTGGGCGGCGCGGTTACGGCGGCTCTCGCCTTACCTACACGCGGCGACGCTCGGTGGGTTGTGGTGCTACACCCTCTACTGGGTGTACCCCGACCCGCTCGCCCGCGAGGTCATGCTGCTCTCGTCGTTTGCGCTACCGGTGCTCTACGCGCCCCTTTACGTGCGCCTCCCCGCGCGGCGGGCGCTGCTGCGCTCGCTCGCCCTGCTCGGCGCCTTCGTGGCCCTTCACCTGCCGCACGCGCTAAGGGGTCTCAGCGGGCCCTTTCCGCTCGACGGGATTGTTTTCCCCTTCGTGGTGTTTGCCCCGCAAGCGGTGCTGCTGGCCGTGCTCACCACCGCACGCGCAGGGGGCGCAGAGGGCGACCGAGCGCGCGGCGCAGCTCGAGCGCCAAGCCTTTTTCGACGCGCTCACCGGTGTCGCCAACCGTTGGCGCGCCGAGGCGCTGCTCGCCTCCAGGTTGGCCGACCTGCGCTGCGGCGCCCCCCCTTTCGGGGTGCTTGTCGTCGACATCGACCACTTCAAGGGGGTCAACGACCGCTACGGCCACGGGGTCGGCGACGCGGTGTTGCGCGAGGTCGCCGCGCAGCTCAGCCGACACGTGCGCAGCGGTGACACCCTTGCCCGCTGGGGCGGTGAGGAGTTCGTCGTGCTCGCACCCGCTGCGGGTGAAGGCGAGCTTGCGCGGCTCGGGGAGCGGCTGCGGCAGGCGGTCGCCGCAGCGCCGCTCGCGGGGCACGCCGTGACGGTCTCCGTCGGGGGGGCGTGTGCCACCCGTAAGGACGTCGCGGCGACGCTCATAGCGCGCGCCGATAGGGCGCTCTACCGCGCCAAACGCGCGGGGCGCAACCGGACGGTCGTCGAGACCGGTAGCGAGTAGCCCCCGGTTGGCGACGCCACGCCAGACGGGTCCAGCACGCACCCTTTAGAGAGCTGCCGGTTGGTGATCGGCGTCGGCAAGCTGCTACGAGCCCGCCCCGCGTCGCTCTGCCGCTGACCGGCTCCTCTGGGGCGTGCAGCTGGGCGCCAGAACCCGCTCCTTTCGGCGACAGTCGGCGGCGGACCTCGCCGCGCGGGGTGGCGACCCTGAGGCCCTCATGAAGGTGAGTCAGCTCGCTGAGACGCGCCCCTCAAAGGCGCAGTGTAGGGGGAATGAAAAAGCTCCTCCCCGAATTTTTCCGCCGCGAAGACGAGCGGCCCGACGCGCTCTTCTACGCGCAGCCGCGGTTTGTCGCGCACCTCGACGAGGCGGCGTCGCGCGCGGCCTATCGCCTCTACGACGAGCTGCTTCCGGCGGGAGGCCACATCCTCGACCTCATGGCCGGTTACCTCTCGCACCTCCCGGACAAGTTCGCGCGCGTCACGGGGCTCGGCCTAAACCGCGAAGAACTGCTCCACAACCCCAGCCTCAGTGACTTCGTGATCGTAGACCTCAACCGGCCGGGATTTTTACCCTTTGCCAGCGAGTCGCTCGGCGGCGCTGTGTGCACCGTGAGCGTGCAGTACATGACGCGCCCCCTAGAGACCTTTAGCGAGGTCGCGCGGAGCCTGCGCCCGGGGGCCCCTTTTATCGTGACCTTCTCCAACCGCGCGTTCCCCACCAAAGCGGTGCTCGCGTGGCGCGCGACCGACGACGCCGCGCACGTCCGGCTCGTGCGCTCCTACTTTCAGAGCACGCCCCTTTTCGGGCCGACGTTCAGCCAACACTTCGAACCCGAAACGGGCGACCCGCTCTTCTCGGTCTGGGCCTACCGCCTGTAGCGGCCCCTCCCGCAGGAGCCGGGCGCGTTACACTGCGCACGTGCGCGTGACGCTGCTTTCCAACGGCCATGGCGAGGACACGGTCGGCGCAACCCTCGGCGAGGCGCTCCGCTCGCTCGCGCCCGAGCTGGCGCTGCAAGCGTTTCCGACCGTCGATGCGGGGGAGGCGTACGAGAGGCTCGGCGTACCCATTTTGGGGCCGCGCCGCGTGATGCCGAGCGGTGGGCTGACGGCGCACACCCTCGCGGCCCTCCTGGCCGACCTCCGCGCGGGGTTCTTGTCGATGACGGCGGCGCAGGTGCGCGCCCTGCGCCGTCTGGAGACGGACGCGCTGGTCGTCATCGGCGACCTCTACGCGCTCCTACTAAGCAGCGCCGTGCGCACCCGTTCGCGCTTCTACGTGCAGACGCTCGTCTCGAGCTACCACGCCGGCGGGCGCTCGCTAAACCGCTACTTTATGGAGCGCTTTAGCCTCCCCGAACGCGCGCTGATACGCCGTTTGGTGCGCCACACCTACGTTCGGGACGCGCCGACGGCGGCGCTTTTGGCGCGCTACGGGCTGCCGGCGAGCGCGCTCGGCAACCCCATGCTCGACCCGCTCACCGCGCCGCCCGAGGCCGACCTAGCGCTCGGCGTCCCCCTGACGCCGC
This window contains:
- a CDS encoding GGDEF domain-containing protein, with translation MPRKRCCWPCSPPHAQGAQRATERAAQLERQAFFDALTGVANRWRAEALLASRLADLRCGAPPFGVLVVDIDHFKGVNDRYGHGVGDAVLREVAAQLSRHVRSGDTLARWGGEEFVVLAPAAGEGELARLGERLRQAVAAAPLAGHAVTVSVGGACATRKDVAATLIARADRALYRAKRAGRNRTVVETGSE
- a CDS encoding lipid-A-disaccharide synthase-related protein: MRVTLLSNGHGEDTVGATLGEALRSLAPELALQAFPTVDAGEAYERLGVPILGPRRVMPSGGLTAHTLAALLADLRAGFLSMTAAQVRALRRLETDALVVIGDLYALLLSSAVRTRSRFYVQTLVSSYHAGGRSLNRYFMERFSLPERALIRRLVRHTYVRDAPTAALLARYGLPASALGNPMLDPLTAPPEADLALGVPLTPPVVALLPGTRRYAPAALERMLGALERWPEATGLVAWANGALPTLPGWRLEPVGPGWRVVRSATSAHPPRVYLLQHRFAEVLRASQLALGTSGTAHEQAAALGLPVVAFALPPDYTPAFLANQARLLGAALTLAAANPAALAEALQRLWGDPERYRRASEAGRARMGAPGGGEAIARDILRRLAATEPSH
- a CDS encoding NAD(+)/NADH kinase — its product is METATFAVPAAALRQVVVTSTRHKPQAHPLVREAAAGFRALGAEVLEDAPGELPLAKLAAEADLVVAIGGDGTLLSTARRLVGTHVPTLGVNLGKLGFLAEHSADDLRRYLAGDTPTRWRLSPKMMLQVHLEPLHGAALAPAYALNDVIVSQGVMTRLVHIDMDVDGEHASQYRADGLVISTPVGSTAYSLSLGGPILGQGLRAFVVTPSAPHTLTNRPIVLEGTARVGFRVSGPVDELALVVDGQERLELRAGDRFTVCAAPTDFCLIASGRSYFDILRAKLAWGAAPRLNDAAG
- a CDS encoding class I SAM-dependent methyltransferase, with translation MKKLLPEFFRREDERPDALFYAQPRFVAHLDEAASRAAYRLYDELLPAGGHILDLMAGYLSHLPDKFARVTGLGLNREELLHNPSLSDFVIVDLNRPGFLPFASESLGGAVCTVSVQYMTRPLETFSEVARSLRPGAPFIVTFSNRAFPTKAVLAWRATDDAAHVRLVRSYFQSTPLFGPTFSQHFEPETGDPLFSVWAYRL
- the cmk gene encoding (d)CMP kinase; protein product: MGEREVGAQRPLTAGGEETFVITIDGPAASGKSSVSRLVAQRLGIPYVSSGLLYRAATYLAQTSGEALDDEGALLQLLDRHRVQLVTAVGARNRIAVDGRTLDHELHTDRVDAGVSVVARHPGVRAWVDARLRELTGAFVVEGRDMGTQVFPHAAAKFYLSAPPEVRAARRVGERAGDLEAVTAALRRRDQLDAVQSRPAPEAVYLDTRDLTLDEVVARILGALPERRRA
- the aroA gene encoding 3-phosphoshikimate 1-carboxyvinyltransferase — protein: MPLPPTLAIRPLRRVDARVSVPGSKSLTNRALITAALAEGDSTLSGCLVAEDSEVMVRALRALGIAVAISGTTMTVSGQGGRVPAARAELDLKLSGTSIRFLTALVALGRGRFVLDGNARMRERPIQDLLDALTALGVKATSQLQTGCPPVVVEAAGLPGGEAVLAGGSSSQYLSALLMAAPYAQTPVTLTVSGELPSKPFVDMTLKLMADFGVEVARDGYRRFEVPVGRYAARAYAVEGDAMAAGYLWAAAALTGGRVEVTNVGASSVQGDKRLAEVLAEMGCAVTWSETSCTVRGTGRLRGGTFDLNDMSDQAQTLAVVALFADAPVTITNIWNLRIKETDRLSALRAELSKLGARVEEGGDWITVHPLTAPPEGAVEIATYGDHRMAMAFALAGLRLPGVVIRDPACVGKTFPTFFEVLAALEPR